One genomic window of Gossypium hirsutum isolate 1008001.06 chromosome D11, Gossypium_hirsutum_v2.1, whole genome shotgun sequence includes the following:
- the LOC107925702 gene encoding aladin isoform X1 has protein sequence MPSFPQPGSVTICEINRDLVTADALSDSKAKDTYGKLLGMVFNPVPFQSLEDPTQPPPASNAAVSQPKGFGMITSSLKHIFLPNDIDLLPEVALQGVSWHQHKHILAFISGSNQVTVRDYDDSAGKEPCILTSESQRDVKVLEWRPNGGKSLSVACKGGICIWAASYPGNAASVRSGSTSFLGALSRGSGTRWTLVDFFRSSHGEQISALSWSPDGRYLASASYESLSFTIWDVAQGTGTPIRRGLGGTSVIKWSPTGDYFFSGKFDGTFYLWETNTWTSEPWSSASGFVTGATWDPDGRMVLLAFSKSSKLGSIHFASKPPSLDAHLLPVDLPEIISLTGSQGIEKIAWDASGERLAVSYKGGDDIYKGLIAIYDTRRNPLISASLIGFIRGPGDNPKPIAFSFHGKFKQGPLLSVCWSSGFCCTYPLLFRS, from the exons ATGCCTTCATTTCCACAGCCTGGCTCTGTTACCATCTGCGAAATTAACCGAGATTTGG TTACAGCCGATGCCCTTTCTGATAGTAAAGCTAAGGATACTTATGGAAAGCTTCTT GGAATGGTGTTCAATCCAGTTCCGTTTCAGTCCTTAGAGGATCCCACGCAACCTCCACCAGCTTCAAATGCTGCCGTCTCTCAACCCAAAGGATTT GGAATGATAACTTCCTCCCTCAAACACATTTTTCTACCCAATGAT ATTGATTTGTTACCAGAAGTTGCTCTCCAAGGTGTGAGCTGGCATCAGCACAAACATATACTGGCATTTATATCCGGTTCTAATCAGGTTACGGTTCGTGATTATGATGATTCAG CAGGGAAGGAGCCTTGCATTTTAACAAGTGAGTCACAAAGAGATGTTAAAGTTCTAGAGTGGAGGCCAAATGGTGGAAAGTCACTTTCTGTGGCATGCAA GGGTGGAATTTGCATTTGGGCGGCATCTTATCCTGGGAATGCAGCATCAGTTAGATCTGGTTCTACTTCATTCTTGGGGGCACTCTCTAGAGGTTCCGGGACTCGGTGGACTCTAGTGGATTTTTTTCGAAGTTCTCATGGTGAACAAATAAGTGCACTTTCTTGGAGTCCAGATGGAAG ATATTTGGCCTCTGCCTCGTATGAAAGCTTGTCATTCACAATTTGGGATGTTGctcaag GTACTGGGACTCCCATTCGACGGGGATTAGGAGGAACATCAGTGATTAAATGGTCTCCAACTGGAGATTACTTCTTTTCTGGAAAATT TGATGGAACCTTTTATCTTTGGGAGACAAACACATGGACTTCTGAACCGTGGTCTTCAGCCAGTGGTTTTGTCACT GGTGCAACCTGGGATCCTGATGGTCGTATGGTCCTGCTTGCTTTCTCCAAGTCTTCAAAATTGGGTTCTATACACTTTGCATCAAAACCTCCATCATTGG ATGCCCACTTATTACCGGTTGATTTGCCAGAGATAATATCATTGACAGGCAG TCAGGGAATCGAGAAGATAGCCTGGGATGCTTCTGGAGAGCGATTAGCAGTGTCGTATAAAGGAGGGGATGACATTTACAAAGGTCTCATTGCAATATATGATACGAGGAGGAACCCCTTGATTTCTGCATCACTAAT TGGTTTTATACGAGGTCCTGGCGACAATCCAAAGCCAATTGCATTTTCCTTTCATGGCAAGTTTAAACAAGGACCATTGCTTTCGGTG TGCTGGAGCAGTGGATTTTGCTGTACTTACCCTCTACTATTTCGATCCTAA
- the LOC107925958 gene encoding calmodulin-binding protein 25 has product MAASSENLSTFETSPFHSLLTDPWIAESFSRDTQVLTRALQKSISDSITDPIVSPAPEPAPKRYRTASSSPTGKISKRKPRASKSSQTTFIAADPANFRQMVQQVTGIGCGDGKTTTTVSPILKPEPQRLGNRLHNGAGPGFLPTLDTSVALLNHQQPCFETFSSFPTLESWKV; this is encoded by the coding sequence ATGGCAGCATCATCAGAAAACCTATCAACATTCGAAACATCACCGTTTCATTCCCTCTTAACCGATCCCTGGATCGCCGAATCCTTTTCTCGCGACACACAAGTGTTAACGAGAGCGTTACAAAAATCAATCTCCGATTCCATCACCGATCCCATCGTTTCACCGGCGCCTGAACCGGCACCCAAACGATACCGAACCGCCAGTTCATCGCCCACTGGAAAAATCTCCAAACGGAAGCCCCGCGCCTCGAAGAGTTCTCAAACTACTTTTATAGCAGCAGATCCAGCTAATTTCAGGCAGATGGTACAACAAGTAACCGGAATCGGATGCGGCGACGGAAAGACGACGACGACGGTGAGTCCGATCCTTAAACCGGAGCCTCAAAGACTCGGTAACCGGTTACATAACGGTGCCGGACCTGGATTTTTACCTACGTTAGACACGTCGGTGGCGTTATTGAATCATCAACAGCCATGTTTTGAAACTTTCTCGAGCTTTCCCACATTAGAATCatggaaagtttag
- the LOC107925702 gene encoding aladin isoform X3: MPSFPQPGSVTICEINRDLVTADALSDSKAKDTYGKLLGMVFNPVPFQSLEDPTQPPPASNAAVSQPKGFGMITSSLKHIFLPNDIDLLPEVALQGVSWHQHKHILAFISGSNQVTVRDYDDSAGKEPCILTSESQRDVKVLEWRPNGGKSLSVACKGGICIWAASYPGNAASVRSGSTSFLGALSRGSGTRWTLVDFFRSSHGEQISALSWSPDGRYLASASYESLSFTIWDVAQGTGTPIRRGLGGTSVIKWSPTGDYFFSGKFDGTFYLWETNTWTSEPWSSASGFVTGATWDPDGRMVLLAFSKSSKLGSIHFASKPPSLDAHLLPVDLPEIISLTGSQGIEKIAWDASGERLAVSYKGGDDIYKGLIAIYDTRRNPLISASLIHRYHKTIPRCPSRAEKLSKSDHCSVPCAPV, encoded by the exons ATGCCTTCATTTCCACAGCCTGGCTCTGTTACCATCTGCGAAATTAACCGAGATTTGG TTACAGCCGATGCCCTTTCTGATAGTAAAGCTAAGGATACTTATGGAAAGCTTCTT GGAATGGTGTTCAATCCAGTTCCGTTTCAGTCCTTAGAGGATCCCACGCAACCTCCACCAGCTTCAAATGCTGCCGTCTCTCAACCCAAAGGATTT GGAATGATAACTTCCTCCCTCAAACACATTTTTCTACCCAATGAT ATTGATTTGTTACCAGAAGTTGCTCTCCAAGGTGTGAGCTGGCATCAGCACAAACATATACTGGCATTTATATCCGGTTCTAATCAGGTTACGGTTCGTGATTATGATGATTCAG CAGGGAAGGAGCCTTGCATTTTAACAAGTGAGTCACAAAGAGATGTTAAAGTTCTAGAGTGGAGGCCAAATGGTGGAAAGTCACTTTCTGTGGCATGCAA GGGTGGAATTTGCATTTGGGCGGCATCTTATCCTGGGAATGCAGCATCAGTTAGATCTGGTTCTACTTCATTCTTGGGGGCACTCTCTAGAGGTTCCGGGACTCGGTGGACTCTAGTGGATTTTTTTCGAAGTTCTCATGGTGAACAAATAAGTGCACTTTCTTGGAGTCCAGATGGAAG ATATTTGGCCTCTGCCTCGTATGAAAGCTTGTCATTCACAATTTGGGATGTTGctcaag GTACTGGGACTCCCATTCGACGGGGATTAGGAGGAACATCAGTGATTAAATGGTCTCCAACTGGAGATTACTTCTTTTCTGGAAAATT TGATGGAACCTTTTATCTTTGGGAGACAAACACATGGACTTCTGAACCGTGGTCTTCAGCCAGTGGTTTTGTCACT GGTGCAACCTGGGATCCTGATGGTCGTATGGTCCTGCTTGCTTTCTCCAAGTCTTCAAAATTGGGTTCTATACACTTTGCATCAAAACCTCCATCATTGG ATGCCCACTTATTACCGGTTGATTTGCCAGAGATAATATCATTGACAGGCAG TCAGGGAATCGAGAAGATAGCCTGGGATGCTTCTGGAGAGCGATTAGCAGTGTCGTATAAAGGAGGGGATGACATTTACAAAGGTCTCATTGCAATATATGATACGAGGAGGAACCCCTTGATTTCTGCATCACTAAT TCATAGATATCACAAGACCATTCCTCGGTGTCCATCAAGAGCAGAGAAATTATCTAAATCAGATCATTGTTCTGTACCCTGCGCCCCCGTTTGA
- the LOC107925702 gene encoding aladin isoform X2, whose amino-acid sequence MPSFPQPGSVTICEINRDLVTADALSDSKAKDTYGKLLGMVFNPVPFQSLEDPTQPPPASNAAVSQPKGFGMITSSLKHIFLPNDIDLLPEVALQGVSWHQHKHILAFISGSNQVTVRDYDDSGKEPCILTSESQRDVKVLEWRPNGGKSLSVACKGGICIWAASYPGNAASVRSGSTSFLGALSRGSGTRWTLVDFFRSSHGEQISALSWSPDGRYLASASYESLSFTIWDVAQGTGTPIRRGLGGTSVIKWSPTGDYFFSGKFDGTFYLWETNTWTSEPWSSASGFVTGATWDPDGRMVLLAFSKSSKLGSIHFASKPPSLDAHLLPVDLPEIISLTGSQGIEKIAWDASGERLAVSYKGGDDIYKGLIAIYDTRRNPLISASLIGFIRGPGDNPKPIAFSFHGKFKQGPLLSVCWSSGFCCTYPLLFRS is encoded by the exons ATGCCTTCATTTCCACAGCCTGGCTCTGTTACCATCTGCGAAATTAACCGAGATTTGG TTACAGCCGATGCCCTTTCTGATAGTAAAGCTAAGGATACTTATGGAAAGCTTCTT GGAATGGTGTTCAATCCAGTTCCGTTTCAGTCCTTAGAGGATCCCACGCAACCTCCACCAGCTTCAAATGCTGCCGTCTCTCAACCCAAAGGATTT GGAATGATAACTTCCTCCCTCAAACACATTTTTCTACCCAATGAT ATTGATTTGTTACCAGAAGTTGCTCTCCAAGGTGTGAGCTGGCATCAGCACAAACATATACTGGCATTTATATCCGGTTCTAATCAGGTTACGGTTCGTGATTATGATGATTCAG GGAAGGAGCCTTGCATTTTAACAAGTGAGTCACAAAGAGATGTTAAAGTTCTAGAGTGGAGGCCAAATGGTGGAAAGTCACTTTCTGTGGCATGCAA GGGTGGAATTTGCATTTGGGCGGCATCTTATCCTGGGAATGCAGCATCAGTTAGATCTGGTTCTACTTCATTCTTGGGGGCACTCTCTAGAGGTTCCGGGACTCGGTGGACTCTAGTGGATTTTTTTCGAAGTTCTCATGGTGAACAAATAAGTGCACTTTCTTGGAGTCCAGATGGAAG ATATTTGGCCTCTGCCTCGTATGAAAGCTTGTCATTCACAATTTGGGATGTTGctcaag GTACTGGGACTCCCATTCGACGGGGATTAGGAGGAACATCAGTGATTAAATGGTCTCCAACTGGAGATTACTTCTTTTCTGGAAAATT TGATGGAACCTTTTATCTTTGGGAGACAAACACATGGACTTCTGAACCGTGGTCTTCAGCCAGTGGTTTTGTCACT GGTGCAACCTGGGATCCTGATGGTCGTATGGTCCTGCTTGCTTTCTCCAAGTCTTCAAAATTGGGTTCTATACACTTTGCATCAAAACCTCCATCATTGG ATGCCCACTTATTACCGGTTGATTTGCCAGAGATAATATCATTGACAGGCAG TCAGGGAATCGAGAAGATAGCCTGGGATGCTTCTGGAGAGCGATTAGCAGTGTCGTATAAAGGAGGGGATGACATTTACAAAGGTCTCATTGCAATATATGATACGAGGAGGAACCCCTTGATTTCTGCATCACTAAT TGGTTTTATACGAGGTCCTGGCGACAATCCAAAGCCAATTGCATTTTCCTTTCATGGCAAGTTTAAACAAGGACCATTGCTTTCGGTG TGCTGGAGCAGTGGATTTTGCTGTACTTACCCTCTACTATTTCGATCCTAA
- the LOC107925716 gene encoding calmodulin-binding protein 25, with product MLASSENLANIETSTFRSLFDDPWISESFSRDTQTLTIALQKSISDSCTGSIASPVPEPAPKQYRTAGPPPTGKVSKRKPRASKKSRTTFIAADPANFRQMVQQVTGIGFGDGKMTTVSPILKPEPQRPGNRLPNGTVPGYLPTLDTSALLLDHHQLHEQPSFDTFPNFPTLESWKV from the coding sequence ATGTTGGCATCGTCAGAAAACCTAGCGAACATCGAAACGTCGACGTTTCGTTCCCTCTTCGACGATCCTTGGATCTCCGAATCCTTTTCTCGCGACACACAAACTTTGACGATAGCGTTACAAAAGTCAATATCCGATTCCTGCACCGGCTCCATCGCTTCGCCGGTGCCTGAACCGGCACCCAAACAGTACCGAACCGCCGGTCCACCGCCTACCGGGAAAGTTTCCAAACGTAAGCCTCGCGCCTCGAAGAAGTCTCGAACTACCTTTATAGCGGCAGATCCAGCCAATTTCAGGCAGATGGTACAACAGGTAACCGGAATTGGATTTGGTGACGGAAAGATGACGACTGTGAGTCCGATCCTTAAACCGGAGCCTCAAAGACCCGGCAACCGGTTACCTAACGGTACTGTGCCTGGATATTTACCTACGTTGGACACTTCGGCGTTGTTATTGGATCATCACCAGCTGCATGAGCAGCCATCTTTTGACACTTTCCCGAATTTTCCCACATTAGAATCCTGGAAAGTTTAG
- the LOC121223509 gene encoding histone-lysine N-methyltransferase, H3 lysine-9 specific SUVH1: protein MEDDDGQDYVDKSRVLNVQPLRCLAPIFPSTPSFPSFPHPQAASPFMCPPPAGHFPPGFASFYPFSGYPDSHNMQTPMPFGFNGSIPAVPINSFRSGANGDAGSSGRSSRNPGPSQYEEEDGYSDWVHVNEGEDSSKAATKKKRIPKRVRAGSGQDINVASSDVDVDAMVDKIVESFNLMDFDAFKRADGDKDSVGYIRMIYDLLRRKLSQIEDSKESTPGVTRRPDLRAGTILMNKGIRTNVKKRIGVVPGVEVGDIFFFRMEMCLVGLHAPIMAGIDYMGLKVSQDEEPVAVSIVSSGGYEDNSEDADVLVYSGQGGNINNKGMEITDQKLERGNLALEKSLHRGNEVRVIRGVKDIANPTGKIYVYDGLYKIQESWVDKGKSGCNVFKYKLVRLSGQPEAYTVWKSVQQWKDGSTGRVGVISHDLTSGAESIPVSLVNDVDDEKGPSNFTYYPGLKYLKPVNSNESSTGCGCHGGCLAGNSSCPCIQRNGGNLPYTTNGVLVSQKPLIHECGSSCLCPPSCKNRVCQSGLKIRLEVFKTKDKGWGLRSWDPIRSGAFICEYAGEVIDITSAEELRCVNDDDYIFDATRTNQSGEGFLNASNETLKIPFPLIINAKHAGNVARFMNHSCSPNVFWQPVLRENSKECDLHIVFYAYRHIPPMTELTYSYGIVPPDRADQRRKKCLCGSAKCLGYFY, encoded by the coding sequence ATGGAAGACGACGATGGGCAAGACTATGTGGATAAATCTAGGGTTTTGAATGTGCAACCGTTGCGATGTTTGGCTCCTATTTTCCCTTCAACGCCTAGTTTCCCTTCATTTCCCCATCCCCAAGCTGCTTCCCCTTTTATGTGCCCACCTCCTGCTGGTCATTTCCCCCCTGGTTTTGCGTCATTCTACCCATTTTCGGGTTACCCGGATTCTCACAACATGCAAACTCCTATGCCTTTTGGGTTCAATGGTTCCATTCCGGCGGTTCCTATCAATTCATTCAGGAGTGGGGCAAATGGAGATGCTGGGTCTTCCGGACGGAGTTCGAGAAATCCCGGTCCATCGCAGTATGAAGAAGAAGACGGTTATAGTGATTGGGTTCATGTAAATGAAGGTGAAGATTCTAGCAAGGCTGCCACCAAAAAGAAAAGGATTCCGAAGAGGGTGCGAGCTGGCAGTGGCCAGGATATCAATGTTGCTTCCTCCGATGTGGATGTAGATGCTATGGTTGATAAAATTGTTGAGTCATTTAATCTCATGGATTTTGATGCATTCAAGCGAGCTGATGGTGACAAGGATTCGGTAGGATATATACGCATGATCTATGATTTGCTCCGAAGAAAGCTTTCTCAGATTGAGGATTCAAAGGAATCTACTCCAGGAGTAACGAGACGGCCTGACTTAAGAGCAGGGACGATCCTAATGAACAAAGGGATTCGAACCAATGTGAAGAAGAGAATTGGTGTTGTGCCTGGTGTGGAAGTTGGAGATATTTTCTTTTTCAGGATGGAGATGTGTTTGGTTGGGTTACATGCTCCAATTATGGCTGGTATTGATTACATGGGCCTCAAGGTCTCTCAAGATGAAGAGCCAGTAGCAGTTAGTATTGTCTCATCTGGAGGATATGAGGATAATTCGGAGGATGCTGATGTGTTGGTTTATAGTGGTCAAGGTGGCAATATTAATAATAAAGGCATGGAAATAACTGATCAGAAGCTTGAACGGGGCAATCTTGCTTTAGAGAAGAGCTTGCACCGAGGTAATGAGGTTCGAGTGATTCGTGGTGTAAAAGATATAGCAAATCCAACTGGAAAGATTTATGTTTATGATGGTCTTTATAAAATCCAGGAGTCATGGGTGGACAAGGGGAAGTCTGGTTGCAATGTATTTAAGTACAAATTAGTTAGGTTATCCGGGCAGCCTGAAGCGTACACAGTGTGGAAATCTGTTCAGCAATGGAAGGATGGCAGTACTGGTAGAGTTGGGGTTATATCGCATGATCTTACTTCTGGGGCAGAAAGTATACCTGTTTCTCTTGTAAATGATGTTGATGATGAAAAGGGGCCATCAAATTTCACATATTATCCCGGTCTGAAGTACTTGAAACCTGTAAATTCAAATGAATCTTCAACTGGTTGTGGTTGCCATGGTGGATGTCTAGCTGGTAACTCCAGCTGCCCTTGCATTCAAAGAAATGGTGGTAATCTTCCATACACTACAAATGGTGTTCTTGTCAGCCAAAAACCCTTGATACATGAGTGTGGTTCTTCATGCTTATGCCCTCCTAGTTGCAAGAATAGGGTATGTCAGAGTGGTCTGAAAATTCGTTTAGAAGTGTTTAAAACTAAAGATAAAGGTTGGGGTCTAAGGTCATGGGATCCTATCCGCTCCGGGGCTTTTATTTGTGAATATGCAGGGGAGGTAATTGATATTACTAGTGCAGAGGAGCTCAGATGCGTAAACGAtgatgattatatttttgatGCAACCCGTACTAATCAGTCGGGGGAAGGTTTCTTGAATGCATCTAATGAGACTCTGAAGATCCCGTTTCCTCTAATTATAAATGCAAAACATGCTGGTAATGTAGCTCGGTTTATGAACCACAGCTGCTCTCCGAATGTATTCTGGCAGCCAGTTTTGCGCGAGAATAGCAAGGAGTGTGATCTCCATATCGTGTTTTATGCTTACAGACACATACCTCCAATGACTGAGTTGACATATAGCTACGGCATTGTTCCACCAGATAGAGCTGACCAGAGGAGAAAAAAGTGCCTTTGCGGATCAGCAAAGTGCTTAGGCTACTTTTACTAG
- the LOC121223511 gene encoding uncharacterized protein, giving the protein MGKTEEEQRLSLNVSSEVSVVESSSTISTRFVVCGSKNTLFGLRCFFVLLFSLAIFLSALFWLPPFLHSSDHSDLDLDSRFKDHDIVASFKVEKPVSFLGDNILQLENDIFDEIDFRTSKVVILSLEPLTESNVTKVVFGVDPDARYSKISPTSLSLIKSSFEYLVIHQASLSLTKSLFGDSYFFEVLKFPGGITVIPPQSAFLLQKVQIHFNFTLNFSIYQIQLYFDELRSQLKSGLHLAPNENLYIILSNSKGSTAAPPIIVQSKVLLAVGNSPSTPRLKQLAQTITGSHSKNLGLNHTVFGKVKQVRLSSILQHSLHGGDSSSNSPAPSPHPVHSNHHHHHHHHHHHHHHHHHHSADLAPAVAPTTSTEQGAAPAPEAHSPTPETVSPASQRHNKANPPGSQHGNKRIKGKPREGPNLAPVATPKVSPHHSAVPPNVHPSALAPKPKHRPITYLAPTSSPLPNVAFAHAKPPSKSEPNKEDPDRIPSVSPSASAPFCLPTMRWLLSFLLAIITLHL; this is encoded by the exons ATGGGTAAAACTGAAGAAGAGCAGAGATTAAGTTTAAACGTGAGTAGTGAAGTATCTGTGGTAGAATCGAGCTCTACAATTTCAACCAGATTCGTTGTTTGTGGATCTAAGAACACTCTCTTTGGTCTTCGATGCTTCTTCGTTTTGTTGTTTTCTCTTGCAATCTTCCTTTCGGCTTTGTTTTGGTTACCCCCTTTTCTTCATTCTTCAGATCACTCTGATCTGGATCTTGATTCTAGGTTCAAag ATCATGATATAGTAGCAAGTTTTAAAGTTGAGAAGCCGGTTTCTTTTCTGGGAGACAATATCTTGCAGCTTGAAAATGACATTTTTGATGAGATAGACTTTCGTACGAGCAAA GTGGTTATCTTATCTCTCGAACCTTTAACTGAATCGAACGTAACAAAGGTTGTGTTCGGGGTTGATCCTGATGCAAGGTATTCGAAGATATCTCCAACTTCTCTAAGTTTGATAAAGTCGTCGTTTGAGTATTTGGTTATACACCAAGCATCTTTGAGCTTGACTAAATCCTTGTTCGGGGATTCATACTTCTTCGAGGTGTTAAAATTCCCGGGAGGGATTACTGTGATTCCCCCGCAAAGCGCTTTTCTTCTGCAGAAAGTGCAAATCCATTTCAACTTTACCTTGAACTTCTCTATTTAtcaaatacaattatattttgaTGAATTAAGGAGCCAGCTCAAGTCTGGATTGCATTTAGCCCCAAACGAG AACTTGTATATCATCTTATCGAATTCTAAAGGCTCCACTGCTGCTCCCCCCATTATCGTTCAGTCAAAAGTTCTGCTTGCTGTAGGGAATTCTCCATCAACGCCAAGATTAAAGCAACTAGCTCAAACCATCACGGGTTCTCATTCGAAAAACCTTGGCCTAAACCACACTGTATTTGGTAAAGTTAAGCAAGTTCGCCTTTCTTCCATTTTGCAACATTCTCTTCACGGAGGTGACAGCAGTTCAAACTCACCTGCTCCTTCACCTCATCCTGTCCACAGTAATCatcatcaccaccaccaccaccaccatcaccaCCACCATCACCATCATCACCATAGTGCTGATCTAGCTCCTGCAGTTGCACCCACTACATCAACCGAGCAAGGTGCTGCACCTGCACCTGAAGCTCATTCACCTACCCCTGAAACAGTTTCACCCGCATCTCAAAGGCATAACAAGGCAAACCCTCCTGGTTCCCAACATGGGAATAAAAGGATCAAGGGGAAGCCTCGAGAGGGACCTAATTTAGCCCCTGTTGCCACACCCAAAGTTTCCCCTCATCATTCGGCGGTCCCACCAAATGTACACCCATCAGCACTGGCACCCAAACCTAAACACAGACCAATTACCTACTTAGCTCCCACATCCAGTCCGCTGCCAAATGTAGCGTTTGCTCATGCCAAGCCTCCATCAAAGAGTGAACCAAATAAAGAGGATCCTGATAGGATACCTTCAGTTTCACCATCAGCATCGGCACCTTTCT GTCTTCCAACTATGCGATGGCTGCTATCTTTCCTATTAGCTATTATTACTTTACATTTATAA